The Zygotorulaspora mrakii chromosome 3, complete sequence genome includes a region encoding these proteins:
- a CDS encoding S-formylglutathione hydrolase (similar to Saccharomyces cerevisiae YJL068C; ancestral locus Anc_1.308), producing MSFKVRQEIATCGGKLLKLSHFSELIGLSMDVNVYLPKQYYSKDYEKVIPTVYYLSGLTCSPDNASEKAFWQFQADKYGFGMVFPDTSPRGDSVPDDPEKSWDFGIAASFYVNATKKPYDKHYMMYDYIHKELPVLLDEHFSESSTKKLDFLDNVGITGHSMGGYGALTGFLKNYDANRYKSCSAFAPIVNPSSVPWGQKAFKGYLSDDENDWDKYDPCKLIKRITNTRNDMILIHQGTKDPFLKDNLKTDLLTEASKNTSWEGKIDIRYADGYDHSYFFVSTFVPDHARFHAKNLGLI from the coding sequence ATGTCGTTTAAGGTAAGGCAAGAGATAGCCACTTGTGGTGggaaattgttgaagctATCTCATTTCTCTGAGTTAATTGGACTTAGTATGGATGTAAACGTTTATTTACCGAAACAGTACTATTCTAAAGACTACGAGAAGGTCATTCCTACAGTTTATTATCTATCAGGCTTGACTTGCAGCCCCGATAACGCTTCTGAAAAGGCATTCTGGCAATTTCAAGCAGATAAATACGGATTCGGAATGGTGTTTCCAGATACTTCACCACGCGGTGATTCTGTACCAGATGATCCAGAGAAATCATGGGATTTCGGTATAGCAGCAAGCTTCTATGTCAACGCCACAAAAAAACCATATGATAAGCATTACATGATGTACGATTATATCCACAAGGAGTTACCGGTTCTACTTGATGAACACTTCTCTGAGTCATCCACAAAAAAGTTAGATTTTCTAGATAATGTTGGTATTACTGGACACTCCATGGGTGGGTACGGTGCGTTGACtggatttttgaaaaattacgATGCCAATAGATATAAATCATGCTCTGCATTTGCACCAATCGTCAATCCTAGTAGTGTTCCGTGGGGACAAAAGGCTTTTAAAGGATACCTGAGTGATGACGAAAACGACTGGGACAAATATGATCCCTGTAAACTGATTAAAAGGATTACAAATACAAGAAATGATATGATTTTAATTCACCAAGGCACGAAAGATCCATTTTTAAAAgacaatttgaaaactgaCTTACTAACAGAAGCCAGTAAAAATACTAGTTGGGAGGGCAAAATTGACATCAGGTACGCTGACGGCTATGATCACTcgtatttttttgtcagTACTTTTGTGCCGGACCATGCACGTTTTCATGCCAAAAACTTGGGTTTGATTtaa
- the DUG2 gene encoding glutamine amidotransferase subunit DUG2 (similar to Saccharomyces cerevisiae DUG2 (YBR281C); ancestral locus Anc_1.306) yields MSFIDPELVHKWGHTFSIISIVPFPKKELLFAGTQDSKILVFNLCTYNLVRTIRLGDSHETNTRSSVLCLERSIDENYLFSGGTDSLVRIWSIYDVDRQDGSVQVEEVATVYSVTDIGDIFSLQYLDSLQTLVFGCQNASLLYLDNVFDRLLADTSQSSSSMNRLPHLRYDKFFDSLGPSGHTSHDHASKEPSHLRQTELSSNALRKSISQEGAINQILEIPSENIIPYAHNGFVYSICKLCLLCSSLLGNDVSFKYPVKQHDCQHAFECKEGANEINECIISGGGDGISKVWFLKKDREGSVSMNLIATELNNEETVLAQATEFPFLYCGLSDGIVKIWDLSTKQVVSTLYTPDKSDIISISVYKDHIFAINEAGVTLFYENEIRHWNPQRGKMLSCDVFARFSKSSEKQMSLLVGSNDGSLTLWDLSSVLSYGNAKDYLRNGHIHPRESFMQHSDPVQLNNEDMLSTLRELIAFPSVSQSADTLEKLASRRCASYLQKLFMRLGAESSQLLALETGDNPIVFASFKGKATSTRKQRILWYGHYDVIPASNDKHWKSDPYTLTCEDGYMKGRGVSDNKGPLIAAIYSVASLLNKGELSHDIVFLVEGNEEIGSPGLEQVCKDNLELIGPNIDWIFLSNSTWVDQTHPCLNYGLRGVINAQISITSDESDRHSGIDGGTHREPTAELVNVVSKLQDDSGKILIPNFYDALKPISPQDRKRLEKIIEVASFNKKKTVEELVMNWTKPSLSVTTMRVSGPGNISVIPQCALIGISIRLVPEQGVAEVKAALNGYLTECFDNLKSKNHLKIEIVNSAEAWLGDPTNHAYKIIRDEIANAWKVEPLFVKEGGSIPCIRPLERIFNAPAVQIACGQSTDNAHLDNENLRIENWSKMAIVLSNVFRKL; encoded by the coding sequence ATGTCGTTTATCGATCCGGAACTTGTCCATAAGTGGGGACATACCTTCTCGATAATTTCAATCGTGCCGTTTCCAAAGAAAGAACTTTTGTTTGCGGGTACACAGGATTCCAAAATTCTAGTCTTCAATTTGTGCACTTACAATTTAGTGCGCACAATTAGATTAGGCGATTCCCACGAGACTAACACGAGGTCAAGTGTTTTATGTCTTGAGAGATCAATCGATGAAAACTACTTATTTTCTGGTGGTACCGATTCTTTGGTGAGAATATGGTCTATTTACGATGTTGATAGGCAAGACGGATCAGTTCAAGTAGAAGAAGTGGCAACAGTTTACTCTGTAACGGACATCGGAGATATTTTCTCATTGCAGTACCTCGATTCTTTGCAAACGTTGGTATTCGGTTGTCAAAATGCCAGCTTGCTCTATTTGGACAATGTGTTTGATAGACTCTTGGCAGACACTTCACAGTCTTCTAGTAGTATGAATCGGTTGCCACATTTGAGATATGACAAGTTCTTCGACTCGCTGGGGCCATCAGGACATACAAGTCATGATCATGCTTCGAAGGAGCCTTCACATTTAAGGCAGACAGAATTATCATCAAACGCCCTTCGTAAAAGTATTTCACAGGAGGGTGCAATCAATCAAATTCTAGAGATCCCATCAGAGAATATTATACCCTACGCTCATAACGGCTTTGTTTACAGTATTTGTAAACTTTGTCTCCTATGCAGTTCACTTTTGGGAAATGATGTTAGCTTCAAGTATCCTGTAAAGCAACACGATTGCCAACATGCTTTTGAGTGTAAGGAAGGTGCTAACGAAATAAACGAATGTATTATCTCTGGTGGTGGTGATGGAATTAGTAAAGTTTGGTTTCTTAAAAAAGATAGAGAAGGCTCTGTTTCTATGAATTTGATAGCTACGGAACTCaataatgaagaaacaGTTTTAGCTCAAGCCACAGAATTCCCCTTCTTATATTGTGGTCTCTCTGATGGTATTGTTAAGATATGGGATTTAAGCACAAAACAGGTTGTTTCCACGTTATATACTCCTGATAAATCTGATATCATTTCAATATCAGTATACAAGGACCATATCTTCGCGATAAACGAAGCTGGCGTTACACTGTtttatgaaaatgaaataagaCATTGGAATCCTCAACGAGGTAAAATGTTGAGTTGCGATGTATTTGCTCGATTTTCAAAGTCTTCAGAAAAGCAGATGAGTCTCTTGGTGGGCAGTAACGACGGCTCACTGACTTTATGGGATTTATCAAGCGTATTATCCTATGGTAACGCGAAAGATTATCTGAGGAATGGACATATCCATCCGAGAGAGAGTTTCATGCAGCACTCTGATCCGGTACAACTAAATAATGAAGATATGTTATCAACACTTCGTGAATTAATAGCCTTCCCCTCGGTTTCCCAATCGGCTGATACATTGGAAAAGCTTGCATCGAGACGTTGTGCTTCATATTTGCAAAAGCTCTTCATGAGGCTCGGAGCAGAGTCTTCACAATTGCTCGCACTTGAAACAGGAGATAATCCTATTGTATTTGCTTCCTTCAAAGGTAAGGCGACATCTACAAGAAAACAACGTATTTTGTGGTATGGTCATTATGATGTTATTCCAGCTTCAAACGACAAACATTGGAAATCAGATCCATACACTTTGACCTGTGAAGATGGATACATGAAGGGACGAGGAGTTAGTGACAATAAGGGACCACTTATTGCTGCAATTTATAGTGTTGCCTCATTGTTGAATAAGGGTGAGCTGTCTCATGATATCGTATTTTTGGTAGAAGGAAACGAAGAAATTGGATCCCCCGGTCTCGAACAGGTCTGCAAAGATAATCTTGAACTCATAGGACCAAATATAGATTGGATTTTTTTAAGTAATTCCACTTGGGTCGATCAAACACATCCATGTTTGAACTACGGTTTGAGAGGAGTGATAAACGCACAGATTTCTATTACTAGTGATGAATCTGACAGGCACTCTGGTATTGATGGTGGTACACACAGGGAGCCAACAGCAGAATTGGTAAATGTTGTCAGCAAGTTGCAAGATGATTCGGGTAAGATTTTGATACCCAATTTCTACGATGCTCTGAAGCCAATAAGCCCACAAGATCGTAAGAGACTAGAAAAAATTATCGAAGTAGCATCttttaataaaaagaaaacagtTGAAGAACTAGTGATGAATTGGACCAAGCCTTCTTTGTCGGTCACTACCATGAGAGTAAGCGGACCCGGCAATATATCGGTTATTCCGCAATGTGCTCTTATTGGCATATCCATCAGATTAGTACCAGAGCAAGGCGTCGCAGAAGTAAAAGCTGCCTTGAATGGGTATTTAACCGAATGCTTcgataatttgaaatcgaaaaaTCATCTGAAAATCGAGATCGTCAATTCTGCAGAAGCTTGGTTAGGTGATCCAACAAATCATGCCTACAAGATCATCAGAGATGAGATTGCTAATGCGTGGAAGGTAGAACCACTGTTCGTAAAAGAAGGTGGCTCCATCCCTTGTATAAGACCATTAGAAAGGATCTTCAATGCTCCTGCAGTGCAAATCGCTTGTGGCCAATCCACAGATAACGCTCATTTGGACAACGAAAACTTAAGAATTGAGAACTGGTCCAAGATGGCGATTGTACTCTCAAATGTATTTAGAAAACTGTGA
- the SAF1 gene encoding SCF ubiquitin ligase complex subunit SAF1 (similar to Saccharomyces cerevisiae SAF1 (YBR280C); ancestral locus Anc_1.307): MSSSAFSQEKNAYSALPPDIVQETLPFLSPSDIRNLSSTNRYFHKLLNYGSSETLWHELFHKAFGTPHTNDEPFLTKEVEDTRTCCEAIMTENFPGLSWQERFKVRTDQAQIYTWGCLKHARLGYTAASHGNIRESDLNNAGLRQLRFGVNRPTMVPWYPDEEGRGSKDACVVQISSGGFSFQILTQSGKLFSTGSTFTGGHKGPGVVEGEHDYNPFREAVHALESSFSRYRIPNRTATMTGTFPSHLGTVPTLGPHHNIYEDLEEMERKSTQTVPKNDHIRRMLTRDCFEIFTSDSGSLAVDEEKLDCIKYISVSSGRSHFLALDENNEIYSWDSPESDYGIRILFREFPSRSANPILKIGCGWDLNCVYIYKVGLVIWNKRTPCKKGESWSDAIYEVIPGTDELTGPKKIVDFACFQGDCVFYVTNESNRLWKYSNKLSVPQNIQLEGKIVKVSVCFTSLVIFTDQHCYTVNIKDDKLDVGSLKRLDLPDKEDCIISLACGDYHTIALTKKGQIYSWGLESQLCGCLGLGSTDDLIERDRVGRWDGIRNVRVTQPTKVKIDEGYVCVGVCAGGWQSGALVIKK, encoded by the coding sequence ATGTCAAGCTCGGCATTCTcgcaagaaaaaaatgcttaCAGTGCTTTGCCTCCAGATATCGTCCAAGAAACGCTTCCATTCTTATCACCAAGTGATATCAGAAATTTATCTAGCACAAACAGGTACTTTCATAAACTGCTTAATTATGGCTCGTCGGAAACTTTATGGCATGAGCTCTTTCACAAAGCTTTTGGAACTCCTCATACGAACGATGAACCGTTTTTAACGAAAGAGGTCGAGGATACTAGAACATGCTGCGAGGCGATAATGACTGAAAACTTCCCTGGTCTGTCATGGCAGGAAAGATTCAAAGTTCGTACAGATCAAGCTCAAATTTACACTTGGGGTTGTCTGAAGCACGCAAGATTGGGCTATACAGCTGCATCTCATGGAAATATCAGAGAATCGGATCTGAACAATGCTGGATTGAGGCAGCTGAGATTCGGAGTTAACCGCCCAACAATGGTGCCATGGTACCCAGATGAAGAAGGCAGAGGCTCAAAAGATGCTTGCGTAGTTCAAATATCTAGCGGGGGGttttcatttcaaatacttACACAATCTGGAAAGCTCTTCTCCACGGGGTCAACTTTTACTGGAGGCCACAAAGGTCCGGGTGTTGTAGAGGGAGAACATGACTATAATCCATTTAGAGAGGCGGTTCACGCACTAGAAAGctctttttcaagataCAGGATACCCAACAGGACAGCCACAATGACAGGAACCTTCCCTTCACATCTCGGTACAGTGCCAACTCTAGGGCCTCATCACAATATATATGAAGACctggaagaaatggaaaggAAATCTACACAAACTGTTCCTAAAAATGATCACATCAGAAGGATGCTCACACGAGATTGCTTCGAAATATTTACCTCTGACAGTGGGTCTCTGGCGGTTGATGAGGAAAAACTAGACTGTATCAAATACATTAGTGTATCATCTGGACGAAGCCACTTTCTTGCTTTGGATGAGAATAATGAGATATACTCCTGGGACTCCCCTGAATCTGATTATGGTATAAGAATTCTCTTTCGCGAGTTTCCTTCTCGATCAGCGAatccaattttgaaaattggaTGTGGTTGGGATTTGAATTGCGTCTACATATACAAGGTCGGGTTAGTGATATGGAATAAACGGACACCTTGCAAGAAGGGGGAAAGTTGGTCTGATGCCATTTATGAAGTTATACCTGGTACTGATGAATTGACAGGACCAAAGAAAATCGTGGATTTCGCTTGTTTTCAAGGTGACTGTGTGTTTTATGTGACAAACGAGAGTAACAGACTATGGAAATACTCGAATAAATTATCCGTACCCCAGAATATTCAACTGGAGGGTAAAATAGTGAAGGTAAGTGTCTGCTTCACGTCATTAGTCATCTTTACCGACCAACACTGTTACACAGTGAACATTAAAGATGATAAGCTTGACGTAGGTTCACTGAAAAGACTAGATTTACCGGATAAAGAAGATTGTATCATCTCTCTAGCATGCGGCGATTATCATACTATCGCCTTGACTAAAAAAGGCCAAATCTATTCATGGGGACTCGAGAGCCAGTTATGTGGATGCTTAGGTCTGGGTTCAACAGATGATCTGATTGAACGTGACAGAGTAGGGAGATGGGATGGAATCAGAAATGTGAGGGTCACACAACCGACCAAGGTCAAAATAGATGAGGGATATGTGTGCGTCGGGGTTTGTGCCGGAGGTTGGCAATCTGGTGCATTGGTAATTAAAAAATAG
- the PAF1 gene encoding Paf1p (similar to Saccharomyces cerevisiae PAF1 (YBR279W); ancestral locus Anc_1.309) encodes MSRKQDYIAKVEYENNLPAPLLPPKLLKYRVNPEEHADSAELITSLYSKTSVTPLIRLNDDLGMPLDLMKFPGLLNNMDTKYLYELEGVKLAPEDRVLLRAPGVDKVPKADMSKVTFLRRTEYVSTSISSHAHGLTEDSKKRTVSNLEDKEEPLVPKKILEKVENTFEAMTKDLSKIQHPIKKKVRAVRAWNLLPDTASMDQNYFSLRLVGSATLDKGEKEKLALATSIFRPVELEEDEWISMYTTDNKDSDILSKDVEKKIEENLAKDENEGKTYKFQRVRDFDMKQVQTQGGPNPFDELAIVLNNEKGVAYFKPLRSRIELRRRRVNDVIKPLVREHNVDQINISFRNPTPEEANMRDRLRMKFDPIDFAVVDEEERRESDNENPAEDNVKGEDESQSREGETVQTATDEPKVEEGTPDVKASLNENSTEKSTEKSTETA; translated from the coding sequence ATGTCGAGAAAGCAGGATTATATTGCCAAAGTGgaatatgaaaataatCTTCCGGCTCCATTATTACCACCGAAGTTATTGAAGTACAGAGTGAATCCCGAAGAACATGCAGATTCTGCTGAGCTTATTACATCGTTGTACAGCAAAACATCCGTGACTCCTCTGATCAGATTGAATGATGATCTGGGAATGCCTTTAGATCTGATGAAGTTCCCGGGTCTACTAAATAACATGGACACAAAATATCTTTACGAATTGGAAGGAGTAAAACTGGCACCAGAAGATCGTGTCTTGCTCAGGGCACCCGGAGTTGATAAAGTACCAAAGGCAGACATGTCTAAAGTGACGTTCCTCAGAAGAACCGAGTACGTTTCCACATCAATTTCCTCGCATGCGCACGGTCTCACTGAGGATAGCAAGAAGAGAACAGTTTCGAATTTAGAAGATAAAGAGGAACCTCTGGTTCCAAAGAAAATACTTGAAAAAGTCGAAAATACTTTCGAGGCAATGACAAAGGACCTATCAAAGATACAGCATccgataaagaaaaaagttcgTGCAGTAAGAGCCTGGAATCTACTTCCCGACACCGCTTCGATGGATCAAAATTATTTCTCGTTGAGATTGGTCGGGAGTGCTACTTTGGATAAAGGCGAAAAGGAAAAGTTGGCCTTGGCTACATCTATTTTCAGGCCTGTTGAATTGGAGGAAGATGAATGGATTTCAATGTACACAACAGACAACAAAGATTCAGACATACTGTCGAAGGAtgtagaaaaaaaaattgaagaaaacctTGCaaaggatgaaaatgagGGCAAAACCtataaatttcaaagagttaGAGATTTTGACATGAAACAAGTACAAACACAAGGCGGCCCCAACCCCTTTGATGAACTTGCGATTGTATTAAATAATGAGAAGGGGGTTGCATATTTCAAGCCTCTGCGCTCACGTATCGAGCTCAGACGTAGGCGTGTCAATGACGTTATAAAGCCCCTAGTAAGAGAGCATAACGTCGATCAAATTAATATTTCTTTTAGAAATCCAACCCCAGAGGAAGCTAACATGAGAGACCGTCTTAGAATGAAATTTGATCCAATCGATTTTGCTGTAGTggatgaggaagaaagaagagagtCGGATAACGAAAATCCAGCGGAGGACAACGTTAAAGGAGAGGATGAGAGCCAGTCGAGAGAGGGTGAGACTGTGCAGACTGCAACGGATGAGCCAAAAGTCGAGGAGGGTACGCCAGACGTAAAAGCATCTCTGAACGAGAATTCTACCGAGAAATCTACCGAGAAATCTACTGAAACGGCCTAA